The sequence below is a genomic window from Tistrella mobilis.
TGATCTACCTGGCCATCCAGCTGGCCGAGACCCGGTTGACGCGGGGCGGCTGATGCGGCGCGGCTGATGCGCAGCGGGCCGGGGCATTGAGCGGACAGTGACGGGGGATTGGCGGGGCTGTGCTCCGGCGGGCCGGACAAGCCCCTCGTCTTGTCGTCAAAATCGTATACAGTATGGAAAAACCAGAAACAGACGGAGGCATCGATGCCGTTCTTCACGCAGGACTGGCTGATCGCGGGCGCGGTGATCGCCGTGGCGGCCTGCCTGCAAGGCACCGGCGGGATCGGTTTCGGCATGATCGCGGCGCCGGTGATGGCGATCCTGATGCCCGAACTGCTGCCGGGGCCGATGCTGCTGCTGGGGTTGCTGGTCGCCGTGCTCGCGGTCAGGCGGGAGAGGGCGGCGCTGGATCCGAAGGGGCTGGGCTTTGCGCTGGCCGGGCGGCTGCCCACCTCCATCGCCGCCGCCACGCTCATCGGCATCCTGCCGGTCCGGGAACTCTCGATCGTCTTTGCGCTGGTGATCCTGGGCGGGGTGGCGATCAGTGTCGCGGTGTCGCTGCGCGGCCGGCAGATCGTGCCCTCGCCGGCGAAGCTTTTCGCCGCCGGCCTGGTCTCGGGCTTCATGGGCACGATCACCTCGGTCGGCACGCCGCCGATCGCGCTGGTCTATCAGAACGCCGATGCGGCGGCGCTGCGCGCCACCATCGGTGCCTATCTGGTCGCCGGCACGCTGATCTCGATCGGGGCCCTTGCGGCCGTCGGCCGGTTCGGCCTGCATGATCTGGCGCTGGGTGCCTGGCTGGCCCTGCCGCTGGCGGTGGGGTTCTGGATCTCGGGCCCGCTGGCGGCCCGGCTGCCGCGCGATGCCATGCGCTGGCTGGTGCTGGCGCTGTCGGCGGCGGCGGCCGGGCTGCTGCTGGTGAAGCAGGTGATCTGAAGACCCTGTCCCTACCAGACCCCCGTATTGGGCATCGACGCCCAGGGCTCGGCCTTGGGCAGCGGCTCGCCCTTCTGCAACAGCTCCACCGAGATCAGATCGGGGGAGCGCACGAAGGCCATATAGCCGTCGCGGGGCGGGCGGTTGATGGTCACGCCCGCCTCCATCAGCCTATGGCAGGTGGCATAGATGTCGTCCACCGCGAAGGCCAGGTGGCCGAAATTGCGCGCGGTGCCATAATCTTCCGGATCCCAGTTCCAGGTCAGCTCGATCAGCGGCGCGGTCTGATCGGGGCCGGTCACGTCGTCCGGGGCGGCAAGGAAGACCAGGGTGAAGCGCCCCGCCTCGGACTCTTTCCGCCGCACCTCCTTCAGCCCCAGCTGGTCGCAGAAGAAGGTGAGGGCGGCGTCGAGGTCGCGGACGCGGATCATGCTGTGCAGATAGCGCACGGGAAACAGTCCTTCCGGCAGTCTTGAACGGGTGCAGGCGGGCGCCAGGGGGGCGCCCGCCTTCACCATAGACCTTCGGCCGCCCGGCGTCAGCCGGCCTTGCCGCGCAGCCGGTCCAGGCTCCAGATGCCCGGGCCGGCGGTGGCGATGAACAGGAAGACGAAGGCGTAAAGCGCCGCCAGCTCGCCCTTGTTCACGATCGGCAGCAGCCCGCCATTGGCATGGCCCACCCAATAGGCCGCCGCCGCCATGCCGCTGCACAGGAAGGCGGCCGGGGTGGCGAACAGGCCGATCATCACCAGCGCGCCGCCGATCAGCTCGATCGGCCCGGCGGTGTAGACGATCCAGGCGGGCGGGGTGAAGCCCGCCGGCGGCAGGCCGAACAGTTTCTGGGTGCCGTGCCACAGAAACAGGAAGCCGGTCACGATGCGCAGCAGCGCATAGGCCTGGGGCTGGAAGGGCCTGAGCAGTTTGTCCATCGGATGTCTCCGGGGAGGGAGGGGCGCGTGGTGCGGCAATCTGCCGCGTCGCCCGCATCCTGCGCCCGGCAGGGGTCCGCCGCAGTGGCCTTCGCCACAGCCCCGCTCATCCGCGTGTCAGGATCGCCCCGGTGATGATGTCGAACAGATGATCCGCCCGCGGCACCAGAGGCGGCTGATCGGCCAGCCAGGCCAGGGCGCTGATCAGGGCGAACAGGTCGTTGCCGTCCATATCGGCCCGGGCGGCGCCGGTTTCCTGGGCGCGGTGCAGCAGCTGCGTGCCGGCGGCGCGCAGCCCCGTGCAGGACCCGTGCAGCGCCGACTCTTCGTCGGCGATCGCCGCCACCATCAGGGCGATCGCGCCCCGGTATTCATGGGTCATCGCCACCGCCTCGCGCAGCCAGGCGACCAGGGCGGCGCCGCGATCTTCCCGGGCTTCAAGCTCTGCCGCCCGCCCGGCCAGCGCGTCGAAACCGTTGCGCAGCAGGGCGTCGAGCAGGGCCTCGCGGGTCGGGAAATGGCGATACAGCGTGCCGAGCCCCACACCCGCCCGGCGGGCGATGTCGCGCAGCGACGCCTCGGCGCCCTCGTCAGCGATCACCTGGCGCGCCACGGCCAGCAGCTGTTCGTAGTTTTTCTGTGCGTCCGCTCTCATCCGGCCTCTTGAAAAACGGAGCACCGATCCGGATATAACCGGTGCACTGCTCCGTATTTGATAGCACAGATGCCATGATGGAGAAAGCCATGTCGGGCGCGATGATGAAGGCGGTCAGGATCCACCGTTTCGGCGGCCCTGAGGTTCTGGTTTACGAAGAGGTGCCGCGCC
It includes:
- a CDS encoding sulfite exporter TauE/SafE family protein, with the translated sequence MPFFTQDWLIAGAVIAVAACLQGTGGIGFGMIAAPVMAILMPELLPGPMLLLGLLVAVLAVRRERAALDPKGLGFALAGRLPTSIAAATLIGILPVRELSIVFALVILGGVAISVAVSLRGRQIVPSPAKLFAAGLVSGFMGTITSVGTPPIALVYQNADAAALRATIGAYLVAGTLISIGALAAVGRFGLHDLALGAWLALPLAVGFWISGPLAARLPRDAMRWLVLALSAAAAGLLLVKQVI
- a CDS encoding VOC family protein; its protein translation is MRYLHSMIRVRDLDAALTFFCDQLGLKEVRRKESEAGRFTLVFLAAPDDVTGPDQTAPLIELTWNWDPEDYGTARNFGHLAFAVDDIYATCHRLMEAGVTINRPPRDGYMAFVRSPDLISVELLQKGEPLPKAEPWASMPNTGVW
- a CDS encoding DoxX family protein is translated as MDKLLRPFQPQAYALLRIVTGFLFLWHGTQKLFGLPPAGFTPPAWIVYTAGPIELIGGALVMIGLFATPAAFLCSGMAAAAYWVGHANGGLLPIVNKGELAALYAFVFLFIATAGPGIWSLDRLRGKAG
- a CDS encoding TetR/AcrR family transcriptional regulator, coding for MRADAQKNYEQLLAVARQVIADEGAEASLRDIARRAGVGLGTLYRHFPTREALLDALLRNGFDALAGRAAELEAREDRGAALVAWLREAVAMTHEYRGAIALMVAAIADEESALHGSCTGLRAAGTQLLHRAQETGAARADMDGNDLFALISALAWLADQPPLVPRADHLFDIITGAILTRG